From a single Lolium rigidum isolate FL_2022 chromosome 7, APGP_CSIRO_Lrig_0.1, whole genome shotgun sequence genomic region:
- the LOC124672262 gene encoding 7-deoxyloganetin glucosyltransferase-like, with protein sequence MEASKKPHVVCMPAAAQGHITPMLKLAKILHTRGFHVTFVNTEFNQRRLLETRGPAALDGLPDFRFAAMWDGLSTPDADAHQNLPELCYAVMNTCLPQFMALLAKLNVPGSGVPPVTCIIADSVMSFAYDAAKEIGVPCAALWTSSACGFMGYRHSRQLIEQGFVPFKDEAQVTDKGHLDTVVHGFRGMCEGMRLRDFHSFIRTTDREDALLNFVMAMAERLSLPNAVVLNTFDEIEGPVLDAMRDILPPMYTVGPLHRYASLVVPAGTTVDGLGSNLWKEEDDGLLEWLDGHGASSVVYVNYGSITVMTNEELLEFAWGLAGSGYPFVWNIRPDLVRGDTAVLPPEFMSSVGDRSMLTTWCAQEKVIAHEAVGVFLTHSGWNSTLESICAGVPMLSWPFFSEQQTNCRYKCTEWGIAMEIGGEVKRVELAQMIQEAMEGEKGHQMRKRSAEWKEKAVRATLPGGPAEANLDAVISDVLLARFNSPNDEK encoded by the exons ATGGAGGCCAGCAAGAAACCGCACGTCGTTTGcatgccggcggcggcgcagggccACATAACGCCGATGCTCAAGCTGGCCAAGATACTCCACACCCGGGGCTTCCACGTCACCTTCGTCAACACCGAGTTCAACCAGCGTCGACTGCTGGAGACGCGCGGGCCGGCAGCACTAGACGGCCTCCCAGACTTCCGCTTCGCCGCAATGTGGGACGGGCTGTCGACACCCGATGCCGATGCCCACCAGAACCTCCCCGAACTCTGCTACGCCGTCATGAACACCTGCCTGCCCCAGTTCATGGCACTTCTTGCCAAGCTCAATGTCCCCGGCTCCGGAGTACCGCCTGTCACCTGCATCATCGCTGACAGCGTCATGTCGTTCGCCTATGATGCCGCGAAGGAGATCGGCGTGCCCTGCGCGGCGCTGTGGACGTCTAGCGCCTGCGGCTTCATGGGGTACCGCCACTCTCGCCAGCTCATTGAGCAGGGTTTCGTTCCTTTCAAAG ATGAGGCACAGGTCACGGACAAGGGGCACCTCGACACCGTGGTGCACGGCTTCCGCGGCATGTGCGAGGGCATGCGGCTACGAGACTTCCACAGCTTCATACGCACCACGGACCGTGAAGACGCCCTGCTCAACTTCGTCATGGCCATGGCCGAGCGGCTATCCCTCCCCAACGCGGTCGTGCTCAACACCTTCGACGAGATCGAGGGCCCGGTCCTCGACGCCATGCGCGACATCCTCCCGCCCATGTACACCGTCGGCCCGCTCCACCGCTACGCTAGCCTCGTAGTTCCGGCCGGTACCACGGTTGACGGCCTTGGGTCCAACCTTtggaaggaggaggatgacggccTCCTCGAGTGGCTCGACGGACACGGCGCCAGCTCCGTCGTGTACGTCAACTACGGCAGCATCACCGTCATGACAAATGAGGAGCTCCTCGAGTTTGCATGGGGGCTCGCCGGCAGCGGCTACCCGTTCGTGTGGAACATCCGGCCAGACCTCGTTAGGGGCGACACGGCCGTGCTGCCGCCGGAGTTCATGTCCTCCGTTGGCGACCGCTCCATGCTGACAACTTGGTGTGCCCAGGAAAAGGTAATTGCTCATGAGGCCGTGGGGGTCTTCTTGACGCACTCCGGGTGGAACTCGACCCTCGAGAGTATCTGCGCCGGCGTGCCAATGCTAAGCTGGCCCTTCTTCTCGGAGCAGCAAACCAACTGTCGTTACAAGTGCACCGAATGGGGAATTGCGATGGAGATTGGTGGCGAGGTGAAGAGGGTAGAGCTGGCGCAGATGATACAGGAGGCAATGGAGGGGGAGAAGGGGCATCAGATGAGGAAGCGTTCGGCGGAGTGGAAGGAAAAGGCTGTGCGGGCGACATTACCAGGTGGACCTGCCGAGGCAAATTTGGATGCAGTCATTAGTGATGTACTCTTGGCAAGATTCAACTCTCCCAATGATGAAAAATAA